AAACTGAGCGTCGACATCCAAGTGGCATACCACATCAAGAGCTTGTAAGTTAAATTGTTTATTTATGATTATTAATAACAATCTTGTATGTATGTGAACTAAAACTTAAATTATGTTGCAGGTTCTTGAAGCTGAGGCATTATACTCGTCCACTGCACCAAAGAATAGGGCATTTCAGTTTAATCATTGTTGGCTCAAGTTGAGGAATTCTCCTAAGTTTCAAACACTAGAATCCCACAAGAGGCCACGGTCTAGGAAGTCTTCGACCCCAATTGAGAGagctggtgaagaagatgaaggagATGATGCTAGCAAGAGTACAGCTCCTGATTTATCTCAGCCGAGTGCTAAAAAGAGACCAATAGATAGGAAGCAAGCAAAGGAGAAGTTGAAGAATGGAGGAGAAGATGGACCATACAAAGAGGCGATGAAAGATTTGCTTGACGCTAAAGAGAAAGAAGCAAAATTGAAAGAAGAGAGATGGAAGGGAACTAAGGAGAttcaagagcgcaagctcttATTTGCTGAGCGTAAGTTAGTGTGGGATCAAGAACAGAAGATTATGTTTTGTGATGTTTCCACCTTGGAACCGGATGTGAGAACGTATGTGTTGGCTATGAGAGCACAGATTGCAGCTTCAAAGGTGGCTGCCCTCAATGGTGGATTTGATGGTAGTAGTGGCTTTGGAGGTGAGT
Above is a window of Oryza sativa Japonica Group chromosome 10, ASM3414082v1 DNA encoding:
- the LOC107279085 gene encoding glutathione S-transferase T3-like → MSEDTDVEVLMPNEDLRTSTNGAKGSAKRSSNYTRKEDIQLCISWQSISSDPIIGNEQPGKAYWQRIAEHYHANHDFKSDRNANSLEHRWGNIQKEVLEAEALYSSTAPKNRAFQFNHCWLKLRNSPKFQTLESHKRPRSRKSSTPIERAGEEDEGDDASKSTAPDLSQPSAKKRPIDRKQAKEKLKNGGEDGPYKEAMKDLLDAKEKEAKLKEERWKGTKEIQERKLLFAERKLVWDQEQKIMFCDVSTLEPDVRTYVLAMRAQIAASKVAALNGGFDGSSGFGGEFGGGNGEV